A single Osmerus mordax isolate fOsmMor3 chromosome 7, fOsmMor3.pri, whole genome shotgun sequence DNA region contains:
- the lhfpl5b gene encoding LHFPL tetraspan subfamily member 5b: protein MDKMLPAQEAAKIYHTNYVRNARAIGVLWAIFTICFGIITVVVFIQPYWIGDSVNTPQAGYFGLFHYCIGNALTSELTCKGSALDFGSIPSGAFRTALFFVGTSMLLIVGCMVCFSLFFFCNAGSVYKICAWMQLASAVLMVMGCMIYPDGWDAPEVKRMCGQRTDKYSLGNCTVRWAYILAIISILDALILAFLAFSLGNRQDKLLPDDFEVEGAEKP, encoded by the exons atGGACAAAATGCTACCTGCCCAAGAGGCCGCTAAAATCTATCACACCAATTACGTAAGGAACGCGCGAGCAATAGGCGTCCTATGGGCAATTTTCACAATTTGTTTCGGCATAATCACCGTCGTGGTCTTCATTCAGCCATACTGGATTGGGGACAGCGTCAACACCCCGCAGGCTGGGTACTTCGGCCTCTTCCACTACTGCATCGGCAACGCTTTAACTTCTGAGCTGACATGCAAGGGCAGCGCATTGGATTTTGGCTCAATCCCCTCCGGAGCCTTCAGAACCGCCTTGTTCTTTGTGGGGACGTCTATGCTATTAATAGTGGGCTGCATGGTGTGCTTTAGTTTATTCTTCTTCTGCAACGCTGGGAGTGTGTACAAGATATGTGCGTGGATGCAGCTTGCTTCAG CGGTCCTGATGGTAATGGGTTGCATGATCTACCCGGATGGATGGGACGCCCCGGAGGTGAAGCGTATGTGCGGCCAGCGGACAGACAAGTATAGTCTGGGCAACTGCACAGTGCGCTGGGCCTACATCCTGGCCATCATCAGTATCCTAGACGCCCTCATCCTGGCTTTCCTGGCCTTCAGCCTGGGAAACCGGCAGGATAAGCTGCTGCCAGACGACTTTGAGGTGGAAGGAGCAG AAAAACCTTAA
- the srpk1a gene encoding SRSF protein kinase 1a yields the protein MERKVLALQARKKRAKAKKTSKKQPAHPRGVAQQQQPQADVSPQEPEEEILGSDDEEQEDPNDYCKGGYHHVKIGDLFNGKYHVIRKLGWGHFSTVWLAWDIQMKRFVAMKVVKSAEHYTETAVDEIKLLRSVRNTDPDDPNREMVVQLLDDFKISGINGTHVCMVFEVLGHHLLKWIIKSNYQGLPLPCVKSIIRQVLQGLDYLHTKCKIIHTDIKPENILMSVNEPYVRRLAAEATEWQKAGAPPPSGSAVSTAPAPKQAIKMSKNKKKKLKKKQKRQAELLEKCIMDLEEMEKAPETREQEEEEEDDEEDPESPRDQPPCVPLRQASLQELGNEEMAECIANTEEAQKGTEGMAEVNCNGLHLEDKEEEQAQAQWREEDRHNGNVEPAEGPGFTQETQHEDFQPGPVCNGLASPSPSPEEQGLEREGRGGAVNIGASERGPPGGLEEGELQSQSPEGTEESVDCQYGAQESLKNAKLAAGSLLVNPLEPLNADKITVKIADLGNACWVHKHFTEDIQTRQYRSLEVLIGSGYNTPADVWSTACMAFELATGDYLFEPHSGEDYSRDEDHIALIIELLGTVPRKLIAAGKYSKDFFTKKGDLKHITKLKPWGLMEVLVDKYEWPREEAECFADFLLPMLELIPEKRATAAECLRHPWIAL from the exons ATGGAGAGAAAAG TTCTGGCACTCCAAGCAAGGAAGAAGAGGGCAAAGGCAAAGAAGACCAGCAAGAA GCAGCCAGCTCATCCCAGGGGAGTGGCCCAGCAGCAGCAACCCCAGGCAGATGTTTCTCCACAGGAGCCAGAGGAAGAGATCCTGGGCTCTGATGACGAGGAGCAAGAGGATCCCAATGACTACTGCAAGG GTGGCTACCACCATGTTAAAATAGGAGACCTTTTTAATGGGAAGTACCATGTGATCCGGAAGCTGGGATGGGGCCATTTCTCCACTGTATGGCTAGCCTGGGATATCCA GATGAAGAGGTTTGTGGCCATGAAGGTGGTGAAGAGCGCAGAGCACTACACAGAGACAGCTGTGGATGAGATCAAACTGCTCCGATCT gtccGAAACACAGATCCCGATGATCCCAACAGGGAAATGGTGGTTCAGCTACTAGACGATTTCAAGATCTCTGGCATCAACGGAACTC ACGTGTGCATGGTTTTTGAGGTCCTGGGGCACCACCTTCTGAAGTGGATTATCAAGTCCAACTACCAGGGCCTGCCTCTGCCCTGTGTCAAGAGCATCATACGTCAG GTTCTCCAGGGTCTGGACTACCTCCACACTAAGTGTAAGATCATCCACACGGACATCAAGCCGGAGAACATCCTGATGAGCGTCAACGAGCCCTACGTTAGGAGGCTGGCGGCCGAGGCCACCGAGTGGCAGAAGGCCGGGGCGCCCCCTCCATCAGGATCTGCAG TGAGCACGGCACCAGCACCAAAACAA GCCATCAAGATGTCtaagaacaagaagaagaaactaAAGAAGAAGCAGAAGCGCCAGGCGGAGCTGCTGGAGAAGTGCATCATGGacctggaggagatggagaaggctcCGGAAACCcgcgagcaggaggaggaggaggaggatgacgaaGAGGACCCTGAGTCCCCCAGAGACCAGCCACCATGCGTCCCTCTCAGGCAGGCCTCGCTGCAAGAGCTAGGGAACGAGGAGATGGCTG aGTGCATTGCCAACACGGAGGAGGCACAGAAGGGAACAGAGGGCATGGCGGAGGTGAACTGTAACGGCCTCCACCTGGAGGataaagaggaggagcaggcgcAGGCGCAGTGGAGGGAAGAGGACCGACACAACGGCAATGTGGAGCCAGCAGAGGGGCCGGGTTTCACCCAGGAGACGCAACACGAGGACTTCCAGCCCGGCCCTGTGTGCAACGGGCTGGCATCCCCCTCGCCCTCTCCTGAGGAGCAAGGCttggagagggagggtagaggcgGGGCTGTGAACATCGGGGCGTCGGAGAGGGGGCCCCctggtgggctggaggagggagagctgcAGAGCCAGAGTCCTGAGGGGACGGAGGAGAGCGTTGACTGCCAGTACGGAGCCCAGGAGAGCCTAAAAAACG CCAAGCTCGCTGCCGGCAGCTTACTGGTTAACCCCCTGGAGCCCCTCAACGCAGACAAGATCACGGTCAAGATCGCAGACCTGGGAAACGCCTGCTGGGTG CACAAGCACTTTACGGAGGACATTCAGACACGACAGTACCGCTCCCTGGAGGTGCTGATTGGCTCTGGATACAACACACCAGCCGACGTATGGAGCACTGCCTGCATG GCGTTTGAGCTGGCCACGGGGGACTACTTGTTTGAACCACATTCGGGGGAAGATTACTCCAGGGACGAAG ACCACATAGCGTTGATCATTGAGCTGCTAGGAACTGTTCCTCGCAAACTCATAGCGGCGGGAAAATATTCCAAGGATTTTTTCACCAAGAAAG GTGACCTGAAGCACATCACCAAGCTGAAGCCCTGGGGCCTGATGGAGGTGCTGGTGGACAAATACGAGTGGCCCAGGGAGGAGGCTGAGTGTTTCGCTGACTTCCTGCTCCCCATGCTGGAGCTCATCCCAGAGAAGAGAGCCACAGCCGCCGAGTGCCTGCGCCATCCCTGGattgccctctag